From Pedobacter aquae:
AGCTCCCTCTTTGATAAAGAAAGTCAAACAGAATACATGTGGGATGCACAGGAAGATCTTTGGGCTTATCATGCGCCAAATCTTTTTCCCATAGTAGGTACTTTAAAAGATAATACACTTTTGGTTGATGGTAAAACTTATCAAATGAATAGGCATGGCTTTGCCAGAACCAGCACTTTCAGAAGGATAGAATCTGCACCAGACCATGCACATTTTGCTTTGCGTTTTAACGATGATACCCTGCAACAATATCCCTATAAATTCGAGTTTCAAGTGGTATATCAGCTTAAAGGGCGCTCTTTAAAAGTAATATACAAAGTCATCAATTTAGACGATAAACGTGTTTATTTTTCTATAGGTGCACACCCAGGCTTTAAAGTTCCGTTAACAGCAGGCGAAGCCTATGAAGATTATACCTTGTTTTTTGAGCATCCAGAACATTTAGAAAGCTCACTTCTTTCTGCCAATGGTTTATTTAACGGCAAAACCACACCTGTAGCAGATAAGGGCGAATTAAAACTGAATAAAACTTTATTTGATGCCGATGCACTGGTGTTTAAAAATCTAACATCCAGAAGCGTAACTTTAAAAAGCCAGCGAGGAGATAAATTTGTAAAACTTGATTTCCCTCATTTCACCTCCTTAGGTGTTTGGGCAAAACCTGGTGCAAATTTTCTTTGCATAGAGCCTTGGTTGGGTTATGCAGATAGCGATCAAGATTTGCAAGAAATCAGCAAAAAAGAAGCGATACAATTTGTAGAACATGGCCATGTTTTCGAAATCGATTTTACCATCAGCATCTAAAAACTTAACCATTTCTTCATCTTAAATAAACGTCAAGTTCATAAGCTATAGCTACTTTCATACATCATTAAAATAAAGCATGATGTATAACTGGTTTATAAAATATCTAGATAAAATAAAAGAACTGTTGTTTTTAAATAGGATACGTTCTTTATTTACGCACTAATCTTCGTTTACTAATAGGGTGTGTTTTGGGCGTTTTAACACGCTGTCCGCTGTATCTTTTTGGCAGAAAAAGCCAAAAAGGATGCCGCTTCCATCGTTAACGCAAAAGTCATAACGTTCAAACAGCTCAAATAACCAAAATAAATCGTTTCTAAAGCCACTAAATCCCAAAGCTGTTTTGATATCTAATTTTTGGATGTATTTTGCAGTCGTAATTTTTGTTAAGGCATGCCGTTAAATCCAGAAGAATTTCCATCTAAAGAAGCATTTGACCCTCATTTTAAATGGGGCGTTTCTGTTGCAGCTTATCAAATAGAAGGCGCTCATGATGCTGATGGTAAAGGTCCATCTATTTGGGATGTTTTTACCAGCAAAAGGGGCAAAGTCTTAAACGGAGATCATGGTAATATAGCTTGTGATTTTTATCATCGTTACACAGAAGATATTGCCCTCGTCAAAAAACTAAATATCCCCAATTTTAGGTTTTCCATTTCTTGGTCTCGTATTTTGCCAAAAGGTACAGGCGAAGTAAACCCTGCCGGTATAGCCTATTATCATCAACTTATTGATGAATGTTTGGCCAAAGGCATAACTCCTTGGATTACCCTTTACCATTGGGATTTGCCTCAAGAGCTAGAAAAACAAGGCGGCTGGACAAATAGGAAAGTCATCACTTGGTTTGAAGAGTTTACCCGATTGTGTATCACCACTTATGGAGATAAAGTACATAACTGGATTGTGATGAACGAGCCAGTAGTTTTTACCGGGGCAGGCTATTTTTTAGGGCTACATGCTCCAGGTAGGCGAGGGATGAGCAATTTTCTACCGGCTATTCATCACGCTACTATGGCTATTGCGGCTAGCGCCAGAATCATCAGGCAAATAAAACCAGAAGCTAATATTGGCACTACCTTTTCCTGTTCTTATTTAGAACCCTATCGCAATTTAGAGAGAGATAGAAAGGCAGTTGCCCGAGTAAATGCGCTACTAAACCGTTTATATATTGAGCCTTTATTAGGCTTGGGTTATCCTGTAAAAGAACTTCCCGTACTTAAAGGTTTACAGAAATATATCTTAGCAGGAGACTTAGAACAGCTAAGCTTCAATTTTGATTTCATCGGTATACAAAATTATACCAGAGAAATCATCAAAAACTCGTGGTTAACACCCTATATTGGTGCCTCCCTAATCAAAGCCGAAAAAAGAAAAGTACCCATCACCAGTATGAAATGGGAAGTTTATCCGGAAGCTATCTACCAAATGATAAAGCAGTTTAACGCTTATCCTCAAATAAAAAAACTCCTGATTACAGAAAATGGTGCTGCTTTTCCTGATGTTAAAAAAGACGGACATATTCATGATACAGAAAGGTTGAAATACCTTCAAGACAATATCAAACAGGTTTTAAGAGCTAAAGAAGAAGGTTATAAAGTTGATGGCTATTTCGTTTGGACCTTAACTGATAATTTCGAATGGGCAGAAGGTTATCACCCTCGCTTTGGCCTTGTTCATATAGATTTTGAGACCCAAGAAAGAACCATCAAAGATTCTGGTTGGTGGATAAGCAAATTTTTGTCTTGATGTTGGGAGAAGGAAGACCGAAGTTTGAAGACCGAAGTCCGATTTAGAAGAAATTGAGGATAAAGTATGGCTTAGTTTTAAGCTTGCAGTAAGCTATTAATACTTAGAAGAATAACTTTATGAGGTTATTGCAGTAAAAATATCACTTGAGAAAAACCGCTAGCCGTAGTGTATATTCCGATGAAAATGACCATGTAATTCCGTGGCAAACTGACCAGTGATTAAGCTGGCGAAGAGGGTTGAAAGATGCCTTATGATCTTCGATAAAAGTAATAATTATTTTAAAGATTTATGAGTGATTTTTTAGTGGTTCCTGATTTCTTTTTTTTCTCATCGATTCCCCCTGTAGCTCCATTCTATGCGCATCATGTACGATACGATCCAGGATTGCATCGGCAATGGTTTTCTCACCGATAAGTTCATGCCATTTGCCGACAGGAAGCTGGGAAGTGATGATCATAGAGGATTTCCCATGCCTGTCCTCAATGATTTCCATCAGTGCTGCCCGGTTTTGGGCATCAAAGGGCTGGATACCAAAGTCATCGAGTATCAGTAACTGTTGCCTTTCTATTTTAAGGATTTCCTTACTATAGGATCCATCAGCCTTGGCCATCTTCAATTTAGCGAATAATTTAGGAGTGCTTGCATAAAGTACTCTATAGCCTGAAAAGCAGGCCTGGTGTCCAATGGCTGAGGCCACATAGCTCTTTCCGATACCGGTGCTTCCGGTAATCAGCAGGTTTTCATTGCGGTCGATAAAGCTACATTCGGCAAGGCGCATCAGCTGGTTCCTGTCGATATTTCGCTCTATATAGTGCTTTATCTCCTCTATGGTTGCTTTATAGCGGAAGCGGGCATACAATAACTGTCGTTCTATACGTCTGTTCTGCCGGTAATCCCATTCGGCTTCCAATAGGTGGGCCAATAACTCATCGCCAGTATAACCATCAGTCTGCCCGCTCTCCAGGCTGCTTTTGAAAGCGTGGAACATGCCGAAGAATTTCATCGACCTCATTTTTTCTAAAGTGTTGGTGTTCATATATTATTTGTTTATTGATAATAATCTTCTCCCCTAATATTTTCATGGCTGGGCATGGGCAGTTCATCCGCAAAAAGATTATCCTGATAGCTGTCCATCTTGTTTTCTAGTATAGATTGTATGGTCTTATAGTTGTATATTCCATAGCCCAACGCCCTTCTGCAGGCCATCTGAAGCCGCTCGTTCCCTACTTTTCTGGAAAAGCTGAGTATTCCTACACAGGATTTGTAAGCTTGTTCGGGATGTTGTTTACGTTCCAGTATTTTTAGGATATATAGCCTTACATCCTCATGGATGGAGGAGGCCCAGCCCAGAAACTTCTCCGGTGTCCATTCTGCCACAAACCTGTGCGAGGTGGCCATGTGGTCCTTGTCGGTGCTATAATTGTACGGGCTTTTGATACGTTTATGTATCGCTATACGCTCGTAATGGAAGAAAGCCTCTACTGTGGATCTGGAATATAACAGCTTTATCTTCTTCCCGATAAAGCGGTATGGCACACTATAATAATGTTTGTCTATGCCTAGGCAGACGTGGCCGTTCTTCATTACCGTAGCGTAACATTGTTTTTTGAGTTCGTAGGGAATCAGAGGGAGGGTAGAAAGGGCTCCCCGTTCTATCTCTTCAAACTGTAGGCGCCGGCTGTAGTTACGACCTTTCAATAATTGGTTGTTATGTTCTTCCAGGCTTATCTTTATTGCGGCATTCAAGGATTCGATGGAGTGGAAAACCATCTTCCTCAAAGGAGCATAGACACGGGAATAGATGATCTTGACGGCTCCTTCTACCAAAGCCTTATCGCGGGGTTTATAGGCCCTGGCAGGCAATATTGTGGTGCCATAATGGTCGGCAAAATCTGAAAAGGCCTCGTTCAGCAGAGGTTCATAACGGCTGCTCTTGGTCACTGCCGCTTTCAGGTTGTCCGGCACAATAGCTCCCGGCACCCCTCCGATATAATGGAAGGCATGGTCACAGGCCATGATGAAGTCCTCTTTCTGCTGGGTTGCTACCGCCTCTACATAAGTGAGCTGGCTGGCGCCAAGGATAGCGACGAATACCTCTACTAGGATCACTTCGCCGGTTTCCTCATTTACATAACTCAGCTTCTGGCCGGCAAAATCAACATACAGCATATCGCCTGCCTTATGGTCCATATGCATTACCGGGTTCACACGAGACTTCCATTGCTTATAATAGAGACAGAACTGGCTGTAACGGTAGCCTTGGGGGAATTCTTTCAGGTAAGCCTCCCATAACATTTGTCGGTTTACCCCTGTACGCTTGAGTTCTTTGTCCATAGCAGGGAAACATCGTTGAAGGGCTTGCATACGAGAACTAGGGGGCTGCTCCCTGCTTTTTCCAAAAAGGTCTTCCAGTTCTTTGTCATTAAGGGCGTTTACCTCATCAAAGCTAAAGCCTCCCTGATTGAAGGCAGAAATGTATTTCCTTACCGTATTACGGGAACAACCGCTCTGTACCGTAATGGACATGATGCTGCGCCCCTGATGGGACATCCTGAGGATTTGTCTTATCTTATTCATGCTGATTGTCGTATTTGCCATTTCTGAGATGTTAATCCCCCAAAAATAGGCTTGATCTTACAGCATCTTTCAACGTCCTTACCTGGTCAGTTTCCAGCGGAATACACTGGTCAGTTTCTAACGGAATGACTGGTCAAGTTAAATCGGAATAGGGTGGTCAACTTCATCGGAATCTCCAGTTCAGGAAGAAGCAACTTATAAAGTCAAAGTTTACGCTGCTAGTCAAAGTTACTCACCTCTTATTTATCAGTATACTAAAGAAATGGTATCTCCTCCTCAGAATAATTCATATTATTCTGAATGTGCACAAACAATGATTCCAGGAACTTTAATTCCATTAGAATATATATCAGGAGATTTTAATGGTGATGGGTTAACAGATATAATTGGTATAGCGAAACCTCATACTTATATAACGGGAGAGCATTATGATTTTGAGTTTAACAGCTGTTCTCCAAACTTTGGGTTCAGTACAGTAGCTAAAACATATTTTATTAATATGGATAGGCGATTAAACGATGAAGCTCAAGAAATAGGAACATTATTACAACCTTATGATTCTATTGATAAGCTTTATACAGCTGATTTTAATGGAGATGGAAAAACAGACATTATGCATGTACGTAATGGTATTGTTTATGTTTATGGTTTAAATGCTACTAATCAATTAGTACTTCTTTGGCAAAAATCAAATTCTAGAATAAAAACCACTTTACCTCTTTTACTGGGAGACTATAATGGTGACGGAAAGATAGACTTTATGCAACCTGTTGCTAATGAAGGAAGCGACCGTAATCTATACGTTCATTTGTATTCAACAGGCAATGATTTTAAAGTATTTGAAAAAAGACATTCATTTAACTATGATAAACCTTTGCAAGATGGAAATACATTATATATATACAGTTTAATACCTACGGATTTAAATAGTGATGGGAAAACAGATTTACTATATACCAGAACGAAAACAGTAACAAATTCGTCTTCTGGCGAAATTATAACAATTGCATTTTATAATACAGGAATGCCTAATTTTCTAGAGGCTCATAGTTTTATAAGTTCAGGTATAAATACTAGATATGCAACTTTAAGGCATCATCCAATCCCAATTGCATTAAATCCAACAAAACCAAATCACAGACTAGAATTTGGTTTTATTAGTCATAATACGATTACCTTGTACAATTTCTTACGTGATGTTAGTAAAGAAACTCGATTAAAATCTGTATTTCAAGATGGTGTTTCTCATTCTTTTAATTATCAAACGCCAATAGAAGAGTCAGATCCTTATGATTATATGCCATTTTATAGTAGTAGCAGCTCACTAACATATCCATATAATAATTTGCGGCTTATACCAGGGCTAAACATGGTGAAGAGAATAGATCGAGTTACAAGTTCTAATACTTTACGACAAATATTTTCTTACAAAAATGCTGTTACCAATGTTGAAGGACTTGGGTTTATGGGATTTGGAGAAATTATTAAAAGTAACTGGCATGCTGATGAATATGATGAAAATAAAATATTCAATATCAATATTCATAATCCTTTACTAAGGGGAAGTTTGGTAAAAAGTTTTACATCAAAAAATCCATATATCAGTTCACTTATTAGTAATGTTGCTGCCTCAGAGCCGCATCTTAAAATGAATGATGTACAAACGGCAGCAAAAACAGTTAAAGCCTCTCAAACTGTAAGCTTGCTCCCTGGTTTTCAAGCAAATGCGAGTAATGGAGCCTTTATAGCTACTATAGCAAACCCGGCAACAGGCGTAGCAGATGGAGCAACATTGAATGATTACATCACCAGAACAGATTACACCTACCAAGCCGAATTGCTTTCAAATAAAGTTTATAAAAATCTTGCTACTTCTATATCTGTAAAAGATAACTTATCAGGAACCAACACTTTAAAAACTTTTGAATACGATAGCTACCTAAATTTAGTAAAAGAGCAGCAAAATTTCTCAGGGCAAGGGACAACTATAACAGAGATGACTTATAGTAATGATGTAGGTAATACCAATTATCATATAGGAAGACCTCTTAACAAAAAAACTACTGCAAATGCCGCAGGAGACGTTTATACAACAGAAGAAGAGTATACCTATACAGATTACCTACCTACACAAATCAAAAAGAAAGGACATAGCACCCCTTTTATTACGGAGAATTTAACTTATGATAATTTTGGCAATATTTTATCCAAAACACTAGTTACAGCTGATGGGCAGCGTACATCATCTAAAACCTATGACCCTACAGGAAGGTTTGTTGTTTCTGAAACAGATACGGAAGGGATGACTACGACATATACTCATAATCTTATAACAGGAAGTGTTTTATCAAGGACTAATCCTTATAATCAGACAGAAAGTTTTGTATATGATAGCTGGGGTAATTTAATCGAGAC
This genomic window contains:
- a CDS encoding aldose 1-epimerase family protein, whose translation is MIILENSQLKATINMKGAELSSLFDKESQTEYMWDAQEDLWAYHAPNLFPIVGTLKDNTLLVDGKTYQMNRHGFARTSTFRRIESAPDHAHFALRFNDDTLQQYPYKFEFQVVYQLKGRSLKVIYKVINLDDKRVYFSIGAHPGFKVPLTAGEAYEDYTLFFEHPEHLESSLLSANGLFNGKTTPVADKGELKLNKTLFDADALVFKNLTSRSVTLKSQRGDKFVKLDFPHFTSLGVWAKPGANFLCIEPWLGYADSDQDLQEISKKEAIQFVEHGHVFEIDFTISI
- the istB gene encoding IS21-like element helper ATPase IstB, translating into MNTNTLEKMRSMKFFGMFHAFKSSLESGQTDGYTGDELLAHLLEAEWDYRQNRRIERQLLYARFRYKATIEEIKHYIERNIDRNQLMRLAECSFIDRNENLLITGSTGIGKSYVASAIGHQACFSGYRVLYASTPKLFAKLKMAKADGSYSKEILKIERQQLLILDDFGIQPFDAQNRAALMEIIEDRHGKSSMIITSQLPVGKWHELIGEKTIADAILDRIVHDAHRMELQGESMRKKRNQEPLKNHS
- the istA gene encoding IS21 family transposase, which produces MANTTISMNKIRQILRMSHQGRSIMSITVQSGCSRNTVRKYISAFNQGGFSFDEVNALNDKELEDLFGKSREQPPSSRMQALQRCFPAMDKELKRTGVNRQMLWEAYLKEFPQGYRYSQFCLYYKQWKSRVNPVMHMDHKAGDMLYVDFAGQKLSYVNEETGEVILVEVFVAILGASQLTYVEAVATQQKEDFIMACDHAFHYIGGVPGAIVPDNLKAAVTKSSRYEPLLNEAFSDFADHYGTTILPARAYKPRDKALVEGAVKIIYSRVYAPLRKMVFHSIESLNAAIKISLEEHNNQLLKGRNYSRRLQFEEIERGALSTLPLIPYELKKQCYATVMKNGHVCLGIDKHYYSVPYRFIGKKIKLLYSRSTVEAFFHYERIAIHKRIKSPYNYSTDKDHMATSHRFVAEWTPEKFLGWASSIHEDVRLYILKILERKQHPEQAYKSCVGILSFSRKVGNERLQMACRRALGYGIYNYKTIQSILENKMDSYQDNLFADELPMPSHENIRGEDYYQ
- a CDS encoding GH1 family beta-glucosidase, which produces MPLNPEEFPSKEAFDPHFKWGVSVAAYQIEGAHDADGKGPSIWDVFTSKRGKVLNGDHGNIACDFYHRYTEDIALVKKLNIPNFRFSISWSRILPKGTGEVNPAGIAYYHQLIDECLAKGITPWITLYHWDLPQELEKQGGWTNRKVITWFEEFTRLCITTYGDKVHNWIVMNEPVVFTGAGYFLGLHAPGRRGMSNFLPAIHHATMAIAASARIIRQIKPEANIGTTFSCSYLEPYRNLERDRKAVARVNALLNRLYIEPLLGLGYPVKELPVLKGLQKYILAGDLEQLSFNFDFIGIQNYTREIIKNSWLTPYIGASLIKAEKRKVPITSMKWEVYPEAIYQMIKQFNAYPQIKKLLITENGAAFPDVKKDGHIHDTERLKYLQDNIKQVLRAKEEGYKVDGYFVWTLTDNFEWAEGYHPRFGLVHIDFETQERTIKDSGWWISKFLS